One Hydrogenophaga crassostreae genomic region harbors:
- the nudB gene encoding dihydroneopterin triphosphate diphosphatase — protein MVQPHKIPESVLVVIYTPALEVLLIERADASGFWQSVTGSKDSWEEAFIDTAAREVWEETGLDVRGPGCQLTDWGLENRYEIYPAWRTRYAPGVIENRERVFGLRLEQAKHVCLNPLEHLGQQWLPWIEAADKCFSPSNAEAILLLPSFDLSAVDTPRV, from the coding sequence ATGGTTCAACCCCACAAAATTCCTGAATCCGTTCTCGTGGTCATTTACACCCCGGCGCTTGAGGTGTTGTTGATCGAGCGCGCCGATGCGTCAGGGTTTTGGCAATCGGTGACAGGGTCTAAAGACTCGTGGGAGGAAGCCTTCATCGACACTGCCGCAAGGGAGGTGTGGGAAGAAACCGGCCTGGATGTGCGTGGTCCCGGCTGTCAGCTAACCGACTGGGGTTTGGAGAATCGGTACGAGATCTATCCGGCGTGGCGCACACGCTACGCTCCAGGCGTCATCGAAAACCGCGAGAGGGTGTTTGGATTGCGCCTGGAGCAGGCGAAGCACGTGTGTCTCAATCCGCTTGAGCATCTGGGCCAGCAGTGGCTTCCATGGATAGAGGCAGCAGACAAATGCTTCTCTCCATCCAATGCCGAAGCAATTTTGCTGCTTCCCTCGTTCGACCTGTCGGCTGTAGACACTCCAAGAGTGTAA